The DNA window GCGAAGGTGTCCTTCTGTTCGGCAGGCAAGGCCATCTTCGGCGTGAAGCCCTACGCCGAGATCCTCTCGGGCGTGGTGGCACGCTACGGCATCGAGACGTGCTTCCAGCACAACCTCGTCGAGGTCCGCGGTGACGCGCGCGAGGCCGTCTTCGAGGTCCCGGAGGGGGACGGCGGCAAGCGTCAGGTGGTACTTCGGTACGACCTGCTGCACGTCACCCCTCCACAAAGCGCGCCCGAGTTCATCAAGAAGAGCCCCCTCTCGCACGCGGATGGCCCCAGCAAAGGCTGGGTCAAGGCCGACAAGTACACGCTGCAACACCCCGACTTCCCCGAGGTGTTCGCCCTGGGAGACGCCTCGGACCTGCCCACCTCGCGGACGGGCGCGGCGATCCGCAAGCAAGCACCCGTCGTCGTCGAGAACCTCATGGCCGTGATGGCGGGTCGCGCTCCCAGCGCGCGCTACGACGGGTATGCGTCCTGCCCGCTGACCACGGCCTACGGCAAGCTGCTGCTCGCGGAGTTCGACTACGACGGCAAGCCCACGCCGAGCTTCCCCTTCATCGACACGCTGCAAGAGCGCCGTGACATGTGGCTGATGAAGAAGTACGGTCTCCCCCGCCTCTACTGGGACTTCATGCTGCGTGGCAGAGCCTGACGCGACGGTCGCGTCCGCAGCGAAGCTGCCGTGGTGCCCTGGCTCGTGCCAGGATGCGCGCCATGACCGCGCTCCGCTGGATCACTGCTGGCGAATCCCACGGCCCCGAGATCTCTGCGATCGTCGAAGGGATCCCCGCTGGCCTCCCGCTCCTCGCCGAGGACATCGACGCCGATCTCGCCCGCCGTCAGCGCGGTTACGGGCGGGGCGCACGCATGAAGATCGAGCAGGATCGCGTCCGCTTCACGGCGGGCGTGCGCGGCGGCGAGACCCTCGGCGGTCCGATCGCAATGGTGATCGAGAACCGCGACCACGGAAACTGGGCAGGTCGCATGGGCGCGGAGCCTTTCGCCGAGCCCCCCGAGGCGCTCACACGCCCCCGCCCTGGGCATGCGGATCTCGCCGGAGGCCTCAAGTACGATCGCCGCGACCTGCGTGACATCCTCGAGCGCGCCAGCGCACGCGAGACGGCGATGCGCGTCGCCGTCGGCGGTGTGTGCCGCAAGCTCCTCGCCGCGCTCGACGTGGAGGTCTTCGCGCACGTGGTGGCCATCGGCTCCGTCAGCGCCGCGCTTGCTCCGACCACCTCGCCTCACGAGCTTCGCGTCCTCGCGCGCGCTTCGGACCTCGCCTGCGCCGATCCCGAAGCCGCGGAGGCGATGCGCGCCGCCATCCGCGACGCCGCGCACCGAGGCGACACCCTTGGCGGTGTCTTCGAGGTGGTCGCCCTCGGCGTCCCCCCTGGCCTGGGCAGCCACGTCCAGTGGGATCGCCGACTCGATGGCCGTGTCGCCCAGGCCCTGATGAGCATTCAGGCGATCAAGGGGGTGGAGGTCGGCCTCGGCTTCGAGGCGGCGCGCCGAAGCGGCTCCGGCGTCCATGACCCCATCGCCTACGACGCGGAGACGAATCTCTTCATCCGACCCACCAACCACGCTGGCGGTGTCGAGGGGGGCATCTCGAACGGCATGCCCGTCGTATGCCGTGCCGCCATGAAGCCGATCGCCACCCTGAAGCGTGCGCTGCCGTCCATCGACATCCGCTCCAAGGAGCGCTTCGATGCTGCCTTCGAGCGGAGCGACGTGTGTGCCGTTCCTGCGGCGTCGGTGGTGGGAGAGGCGATGGTGATGATCGTGCTCACCGCCGCCCTTCTGGAGAAGCTCGGCGGCGACAGCCTCTCCGAGGTGCAGCGTCACCTCGCGGGCTACAGAGAGCAACTCGCGAGATTCTGAGCGCGGCCTCCGGACGAAAGTACGGTAGTGACAGGCGCGCGTGTTCCAAGCCTGGAGGCTCTGGTCCACGTGCTCTCTCCTTCCGCAGGAGGCATGTTGATTCTGCCGCGACGCCGTACCGACCCGCCAAGGCGCGGTGCGCTGATCTCGGCATCGTGCGCATGGACCAGGGCCCAATTCATTCAGGCGGGGGAGAACATCGTCATCCTGAAGGAGAAGGGGCGATGTCTGCGAGGAGCTCGTCGACGTCCTGAAGGAGGAGGGCGATGTCCCGGAGGAGAACGTCGTCATCCTGAAGGAGGAGAGGCGATGCCTACGAGGAGCTCGTCGACGTCCTGGAGGAGATCATCGACGTCCTGGAGGAGGAGGATCGATGTCCTGAAGGAGCTCGTCGACGTCCTGGAGGAGCTCGTCGACATCCCGCAGGAGGAGGATCGATGTCCTGAAGGAGAGCATCGACGTCCTGGAGGAGGAGGGTCGATGTCCTGAAGGAGAGCATCGACGTCCTGGAGGAGGAGGGTCGATGTCCTGAAGGTGAGCATCGACGTCCTGGAGGAGGAGGGGTGACCTCCTCCAGGAGATGGGGGTGACCTCCTCCAGGAGATGGGGGTGACCTCCTCCAGGAGATGGGGTCGTTGGTCTGACGATGCCTGTGCTGATGATCCTGTAGTGAAGAATACCGATGGGTCGTGGTGCCCGCCTCCCCCCCGGCCAGGTGGACAGAGCGCTGGGCAAGCCGACTGCGACCTCTGCCCAGGGGAACAGAAGGAGGGGCAAGGTTGCCGGCCTCCCGGTCCACCGCGCCCCCCCGCTGGACCCGGATGACGCGCTCCGACCCCTGCCGACGGTGCTGCGCGCGTGCGGGCCGCCCCGAGATGCCCTACAACGCGCGGCCATGTCCACCCCGAGCGAGGCAGTCGTCGCCCCGATCTCCCGCTTCTTCCGGCGGGGTCAGGTCGTCCTCGTGCTCGCCCTCCTCGCGCTCTACCTGCCGACGCTGGCGAGCGGCCCCACGTTCTCGGATGGTCCGGAGCTGGTCACGGCCATCTGGACGCTCGGTGTGCCGCACCCCACCGGCTACCCCCTCTTCGTCCTGCTGGCCCACGCATTCACGCGTCTCCTGCCCATCCCGGTGTCGCCGTGCGTGAAGGTGGAGCTGTTCAACGTGTTCTGCGCGCTCGGTGCAGCGATCCTGACCGCCAGATCGGTCCGCGAGGTGACGGTGCTCCTCCAGCACCGGCGGCACGTCGAAGCGCACGCCGGGGCCGGGAGCGGGATCTTCGAAGGAGAGCTCGCGGGGCTCGTCGTCGGCTTCCTGCTCGGCGTTTCGCACCTCGTCTGGGAGCAAGTCCGGATCCCGGAGGTCTACCCGCTGCACCTCTTGCTCGTCACCTGGGCCGGACGCCTGTGGGTGCGCTTCGAAGTCACCCGGCGTGAGGGCTACATCGTGGCGGCGGCGCTGCCGATGGGGCTGGGCCTCGCGCACCACGTGACCATGGTCTACTTCCTGCCGGCCGCGGCGATCTACCTGCTGCTGCGTCGTCCAGGGATCTTCGTTGCCTGGCTGGTATGGCCCGTCGCGCAGATCGCACGGCGCTGGCGGCCTGGTCTCGCCGCGTGGCCCGCCCTCCGCGGCGCCTGGGCGTTCCCTGTGGCCTGCCTGGTCGGCGCATTGCCGATGCTCAGCTACTATTACCTGATCTGGGCCAACGCCCACACCACGGGCATTCCGTGGAACGACGTGTCCGACTGGGAGCGGCTCGTCTATCACGTCAGCGGAAAGCAATACAGCGGCTTCTTCGGCGGTGGCGACCTCGCGTCGTGGTGGAATCGCATTCGCAAGGTCCCGGGAAACTTCGATAGACAGTTTCTTCCGGCTGGTACGGCGATGCTCGTCGCGGGGCTGATGGTCGTGTTCCGCCGGGCCGGGAAGCTCGGCGCGCTGCTCCTGGCATTGATGCTCTTCAATGTCGGCCACGGGATCTATTATTCGGTCGGCGATTACCTCAACTATTACATCCCGGCCTTGTACCCCTGCGCCGTGTTCATGGGGGCGGGGCTGTGGTGGATCCTGCGGGCTGCGCGGGCACGGCCGGCCGCGGCGCGCCGATGGATGGCCCTCTCGGCCGTCGCCATCATGGCCCTCGCCGGCGCCGCGACGGTGGCCGGCTATGCGTCGCTGACCAAGCGCATGCCGCCGTCCCTCACGCAGGAGAAGGGGTTGTGGCTGGCCGTGCCGCTCGGGGTGCTGGGCGTCGCCGCAGGCGTGGCGGCGGTCATCGTGAGGCGCCGTCGGGACGAGGCCGAGGGGCGTGCGCTCCCCGCCATGACGCTCCCCGCCGTCCTCCTCGGAGGACTCGCCGCGACCTTCGTGCCGGTCTCGATTGCGCGCGCCGCACGCATCGGTGGTCACGTGGAGGTGGGCGGCAATTATGGCGCGGAGGTCGTCGAGACGGTGCCTCGTGGCGCGGTGTACCTGACCCAGGGGGACGGATACCTGTTCAACATGTGGTATCAGCACCACGTCCTCGATCAGGGGCTGGATTTCGCCACGCTCGACGTGGGGACTCTGCATGCCGCCTGGTATCAACGCTACCTGCGGGGTCGATACCCGGTGGGCTGCGATCCGCTCGCGAAAGCCAACCTCGCCGATAAGGAGGATTATGGTGCGCGCTGCGGCACGTTCGCGAAGCGAATGGCACTCGGCGAGGGGAAATCGTGGCTCTCGTTCGGTCAGACGCGACCGAGGGGGCCGCGTGGCAGTCGTCGGAACGCACCCGAGCCCGAAGTGAAGCAGGCTCGAGAGGGCGAGAACGGAGACGGCACGCCGTCGGGCGAGGAGGCGCAACCCGAGGATACGCCGGCCAAGGACACGCCGGCCAGGGACGCACTGCCCACGGTGGTGCGAGGGAGCGAGCCGC is part of the Chondromyces crocatus genome and encodes:
- a CDS encoding glycosyltransferase family 117 protein, producing the protein MSTPSEAVVAPISRFFRRGQVVLVLALLALYLPTLASGPTFSDGPELVTAIWTLGVPHPTGYPLFVLLAHAFTRLLPIPVSPCVKVELFNVFCALGAAILTARSVREVTVLLQHRRHVEAHAGAGSGIFEGELAGLVVGFLLGVSHLVWEQVRIPEVYPLHLLLVTWAGRLWVRFEVTRREGYIVAAALPMGLGLAHHVTMVYFLPAAAIYLLLRRPGIFVAWLVWPVAQIARRWRPGLAAWPALRGAWAFPVACLVGALPMLSYYYLIWANAHTTGIPWNDVSDWERLVYHVSGKQYSGFFGGGDLASWWNRIRKVPGNFDRQFLPAGTAMLVAGLMVVFRRAGKLGALLLALMLFNVGHGIYYSVGDYLNYYIPALYPCAVFMGAGLWWILRAARARPAAARRWMALSAVAIMALAGAATVAGYASLTKRMPPSLTQEKGLWLAVPLGVLGVAAGVAAVIVRRRRDEAEGRALPAMTLPAVLLGGLAATFVPVSIARAARIGGHVEVGGNYGAEVVETVPRGAVYLTQGDGYLFNMWYQHHVLDQGLDFATLDVGTLHAAWYQRYLRGRYPVGCDPLAKANLADKEDYGARCGTFAKRMALGEGKSWLSFGQTRPRGPRGSRRNAPEPEVKQAREGENGDGTPSGEEAQPEDTPAKDTPARDALPTVVRGSEPRCDEPEFRKQNGEACKCWNAGRRRGAVEETCVLSAEEGGVVPRAKVEIHIDRIIRRHIDERPVYERNAMTNWVGEAKTNPRGWNGPAYQRISGEFALVNRGRVNQVMYAADLSKSEGCAETLNRVTPRAPRGPGPEPAFQPYQPNEFPTLLSASYLSASSEGTDDDARRRYATGETIYARLQWFEQFHHDASSADRRGKPLRHGVRICVYDPSGARIASAVTVSGRNDALELLRTSDASPRGRYTVQACSVGDVGEGEVTDGARCQRVILEYPFLVGAEEHLGAKGGEELVP
- a CDS encoding NAD(P)/FAD-dependent oxidoreductase is translated as MNTASTSPAHVAPLAAPSTREHHRVVIIGGGTAGITVAARLRRLGMTEMAIIEPSTKHYYQPLWTLVGAGEARAEDTVRDEAELIPRDIRWIQERAEEVEPSAREVRTSSGRRVGYDFLIVAPGIQLDWDAVRGLRDALQTPHVSSNYDVALAPKTWEMIRAFQGGTALFTHPATPVKCAGAPQKIMYLAADHWRLEGRLKDAKVSFCSAGKAIFGVKPYAEILSGVVARYGIETCFQHNLVEVRGDAREAVFEVPEGDGGKRQVVLRYDLLHVTPPQSAPEFIKKSPLSHADGPSKGWVKADKYTLQHPDFPEVFALGDASDLPTSRTGAAIRKQAPVVVENLMAVMAGRAPSARYDGYASCPLTTAYGKLLLAEFDYDGKPTPSFPFIDTLQERRDMWLMKKYGLPRLYWDFMLRGRA
- the aroC gene encoding chorismate synthase, which translates into the protein MTALRWITAGESHGPEISAIVEGIPAGLPLLAEDIDADLARRQRGYGRGARMKIEQDRVRFTAGVRGGETLGGPIAMVIENRDHGNWAGRMGAEPFAEPPEALTRPRPGHADLAGGLKYDRRDLRDILERASARETAMRVAVGGVCRKLLAALDVEVFAHVVAIGSVSAALAPTTSPHELRVLARASDLACADPEAAEAMRAAIRDAAHRGDTLGGVFEVVALGVPPGLGSHVQWDRRLDGRVAQALMSIQAIKGVEVGLGFEAARRSGSGVHDPIAYDAETNLFIRPTNHAGGVEGGISNGMPVVCRAAMKPIATLKRALPSIDIRSKERFDAAFERSDVCAVPAASVVGEAMVMIVLTAALLEKLGGDSLSEVQRHLAGYREQLARF